In Bacteroidota bacterium, the genomic stretch TCAGCATCAAATAAAGCTGAAATCCCTAAATTTGTTGGATTACACAAACCGATTTACATCGATTATTTGAATATCGGAACTTCTCAACTTAAAGTTAAAACCATTATTTCCCCATCAAAGGATAAACTAAAAACGCTGGTCGATACACTTTGACATATTGGCAACCAACCCGGAATTATTTTTTGCAATTTCAAAGATAGCATCCAGTATGTAAGTGATTTTTTAGCAGAAAACAGCATCAATCATGGCTGTTTTTATGGAGGTCTGGAACAAAAAGATCGTGAACTCGCATTGATAAAATTCCGTAACGGAACACACCAACTCTTGATCGCAACCGATTTGGCAGCTCGGGGCATCGATGTTCCCGAGATGAAATTCATTATCCATTATCAGCTTCCTCAAAAGGCCCATGAATTTATGCACCGGAATGGCCGGACTGCCCGCATGAATAGCGATGGAACGGCTTATATTTTGAAATGGGAAAATGAAAATCTGCCTGAATACATCGCTGAATCTGAAGTTGAGGAACTTCAAAAAGCACCTAAACCTGAAACCTCAAAATGGAAAACGCTTTACATCACTGGTGGTAGAAGGGATAAAATTTCGAAAGGCGATATCGCAGGTTTATTTTTTAAACAAGGCAAATTAGCGCAGGACGAATTAGGAAACATTGAATTGAAACAAGATTGCGCCTATGTTTCTGTGCCCGCATCTAAAGCAAGGCAACTGATTGATGAGTTGAACAATTGCAAGCTCAAAACGAAAAAAGTAAGGATTAGCGAAATTTAAAATCATTGTAATTATGCCAGATAGGAAAATGCAAACCTATATCTCATTACTCCGGGGAATTAATGTAAGCGGCAAAAAATGATTAAAATGGACGCACTCAAAAAGATGTACAAAAAATTACATTTCCTTCAGGTTCAAACTTATATCCAAAGTGGAAATATCATTTTTCAGGCTTCTAAAAGAACAAATATTGATTTGGAAACTTTAATTTCAGATCAGATAAAATCGGATTTCGGGTTTGAGATTCCGGTCATCGTTTTATAAATAGCAGCTTTAAAAGAAATTCTAAAAAAAATCCACACATCGGAAAATATAATATGGATTTGGCGCATTTATATGTTACTTTTTTATCCGCAGAACCAAGACAAATCGACTTCGAAATAATCCGACAAAAACAAACAGAAGGTGAAGAATTTACATTGATTAATAAATCGGTATATTTGTATTGTCCTCATGGTTTTGGAAAAATAAAATTGACCAATACCTTCATTGAAAACAAATTACAAGTTCGGGCAACTACCCGCAATTGGAAGACAACAAATGAGCTTTTACTCATTGCAGAAAATTTATAATATAAATAGCATGACCGAAGACTTAAAAATCAATACCGACCGCTTGTTTCTACGTCCAATAAATTTGGATAATATAGAGGAAATTTTCAAATACCGATCGGATGCAGTAAGCAACAAATATCAGAGCTGGATTCCTGAAACAACCAATGATGTCAGCGATTTCATCAATGATCGGGTTTCTGCCATCATCGATTTATTTGACACCTGGTATCAATTCGTCATTATAAAAAAGGATGATTTGAAATTGATTGGTGACATTGGAATTCATTTTTTGGATAAAAATGAAAAACAAGTTGAAATCGGGATTACGCTGGATAAAAATTTTCAGGGAAAAGGCTATGCAACAGAAGCACTTAAACAAGTCATTAAATATCTTTTTACAGATTTAAATAAACATAGAATTACGGTTTCTCTTGACCCCAGAAATGTAAAGTCGATGAACCTGATTGAAAGATTGGGATTTAGAAAGGAAGCACATTTTAAAGAAAGTATTTTGAGTGACGGAAAGTGGGTTGATGATTTGGTTTATGCATTACTTAAGAGCGAGTGGAGTAAAAAAAATGATTCAGATTAAAAAAGAAACAACAGCGATGATATGCTGAATCTGTGTATTTTTATATAATGAATATCTGGTTTTAAATACGCATTTTACAATAATGATTCAAAATAATAGACATGCGATCAAATTAACTGTTCAGCGTCGAATAGTAATTATTTCCGTGATTCTTTTCATCGGCAAAATAATAGCTTATTTCCTGACAAATTCTGTAGGAATACTCACTGATGCCTTAGAAAGTACGGTTAATGTGCTGACAGGTTTCATAAGCCTTTACAGTATCAGCGTTGCGTTAAAACCAAGTGATGCAGATCATCCCTTCGGGCATGGAAAAATCGAATCCATTTCTGCCTCGATAGAAGGTTTTTTGATTTTACTGGCAGGTTTGATTATTATTTTTGAAGCCGTAAAAAGATTATTTTCACCTGTTGAAATCCAACAACTTGATATTGGCATTATCATTATTGCGACTGCCGGATTGGTCAACTACATCGCGGGATATTATAGCATTAAAACAGGAAAAAAACACCATTCAATTGCGTTGGTGGCGGGAGGCAAACATTTACAATCCGACACCTATTCAACCATAGGGTTAGTTATTGGCTTAATTTTACTGATGATCACTAAAATGGCTTGGCTCGACAGTATCATCGCTATATTATTTGGGTTTATCATCATTTATACCGGTTATAAAATATTAAAAGAAACTACGTCCAATTTAATGGATAAGGCCGATTTTGAAATATTGACGAAAGTCACCGAAATTTTATGGAAAAACAAGTCAGATAAATGGATCGATATTCATAATTTAAAATTGGTGAAATACGGAGATGTCCATCATATCGATTGTGATCTGACCCTTCCCTGGTATATGAATATTGCAGATGCGCATAAAGAAAGTGATAGGATTACATCGGTAATTTCTGAATTCTATCCCGAGAATATTGATCTCACAATTCATACAGATGCATGTAAAACCGATTTATGCAAATTTTGCAATGTTCAGGAATGCAACTATCGTGAACACGGTTTCGAAGAAGAATTAAAATGGACGGTTGAGAAAATTACGCAAAAATCAAAAAAAACAAATTAGATCATCTGGAAGACTAAATAAAACACTATGAAGAAGATTGGAAATATTGAACTAACATATCTCAGTGTGGATGACTACGAAGAATTAAAAAAAGCGATGATTGCATCATACACAAGTATGCCGAATGCTTACTGGAAAGAACATCAAATCCAATCGTTGATCGGTCACTTTCCTGACGGTCAGGTGGTAATTAAGGTAAATAACCAAATAGCCGGATGCGCATTATCTATCATTGTTGATTATAATAAAATTGACAAACATCATACCTATTCAGAAATAACAGGCGATTATACTTTTAATACACATACCCCGGATGGAGATATGCTGTACGGTATTGATGTTTTTATCAAACCTGAATTTAGGGGCCTTCGCTTAGGAAGAAGGTTGTATGATTACCGTAAAGAACTTTGTGAAAGATTGAATTTAAAAGGGGTAGCTTTTGGAGGCAGGATTCCAAATTATCATAAATATTCTCATGAAATATCGCCGAAGGAGTATATCGATAAAGTAAGAAAAAATGAAATTCATGACCCTGTTTTTAATTTTCAGATATCAAACGATTTTCATCCTGCGCGGATTCTAAAAAATTATTTGGAAGGAGATGATGCCTCAAACGATTATGCGGTATTATTAGAATGGGATAATATCTATTATGAAAAGCCTGTAGTAACTACCTCAATCACAAAAAAGATTGTACGCCTTGGTTTAATTCAATGGCAAATGCGCCCATACAAAGATTTGGATGAATTATTACAACAAGCTGAGTTTTTTGTGGATGCGGTTTCCGGTTATCGTTCTGATTTTGCTTTATTCCCGGAGTTTTTTAATGCCCCCTTGATGGCAGAAAATAATCACTTAACAGAAGGTGAGGCGATTAGGGAACTTGCCAGTTATACCTCACGCATTGTCCGAAAATTTGCGGAATTGGCTATTTCTTACAATATAAATATTATTACGGGCAGTATGCCCGAAATAACTGATGATAAGCTTTATAATGTAGGATATCTTTGTAAAAGAGACGGAGCTATAGAGAAATATGAAAAACTTCATATCACCCCTAATGAAGACAATGTTTGGGGAATGGAAGGTGGATCTAAACTCAATACTTTCGATACCGATTGTGGCAAGATTGGAATTCTGATTTGTTATGATGTAGAATTCCCGGAATTAAGCCGGCTTTTAGCGGATGAAGGCATGGATATTCTATTTGTTCCCTTTCTTACGGACACCCAGAATGGGTATTCGCGAGTAAGAAATTGCGCACAAGCCAGAGCCATCGAAAATGAATGTTATGTTGCCATTGCAGGCAGTGTTGGAAACTTACCGAAGGTTCATAATATGGATATTCAATTTGCACAATCAATGGTATTTACTCCTTGCGACTTTTCATTCCCAACCAATGGAATAAAAGCTGAAGCGACTCCAAATACCGAAATGATTTTAATTGCCGATGTTGATATTGATATGCTCAGACAACTCAATCAATTTGGCAGTGTTAAAAACTTAAAGGATCGTCGTAATGACCTTTATGAGCTAAAAAAAATATAATGATTATTAAGAAGCAACAGGCAAAACATAGGGAATTTAAGGGAGTTTCCTTTCAGGTATTAGCAGTCGGTAAAAAATCAATGGTCACCAAAATGAACTATAAAATTGGCGATCAAGTACCCGTTCATTCCCATCCCAACGAACAAAGTGGTTATGTGATCAGCGGGAAATACAAAATAAAATTTCAAACTTATGATGAACTTTTATATCCCGGTGATAGCTATTCAATTCCCGAAAACATTGATCACACCTGGGAAGTGATTGAAGCAGGCGAGGTGATTGATGTGTTCACCCCTCCCCGTCTGGATTATTTGTAAAAGCTTTTTAAAAGAATTTTTGTTCTATTGCAATTTTACTCACATTATTTTCCAAGCGTAAATTCAATAGCATCATATTTAATTAGATTATTGATATTTTTTTATAAATTTAAAGTCGCTTACATTCACGGACTTAAGTCGTTAATCTTTAATCTATATAAACCTCACATTGAATTAAACTTAAATGAAAGGAGTAACCCATGAAAAAGAAACCCTTTTTATTACCTTTACTATTAGTGATTGCATTTCAAGTACAAAGTTCAAATTTTGTAATTGAAAAAAAATACCAATTTACCGTCAATGCTCGTGGAGAAAAGATTTTTAGTTTTGATGTTCCTGCAGGCGCAAAAAGTGTAAGAGCTGTTATAAGTAATCACACCCAAATGGTAAATCTTACCATATATGGGCCAACTAATGAAAAATTAACCCAGACCACTACCTGGTCGTTTATCTCAAACTGGAAAGATCCGTTGAAATGCTCAACAAATGTAACAAGTCAGGAAAGGTCAAAACCCGGAGCATGGTCTGTAAAAGTGGAAGGTGCTGTCCATGTAGGCAAATTAAATGAAATCCATGAAGTTTCAGGACTCTTGACTATTTTCATTGATACGGATGGATCAGTTTCTCAAAACCTAAATACAAAGATTGAAAAAAAAACAACATCACTTCCATTTGAAGTTAAATATGACTTCCTGATTGGTGCACGCGAACTGAAAGATTATATTATAAATGTACCTGAGGGTGCAAAGCGAATAAGAGCAGTTATAAGTAACCATACAGAAATGATAAATCTGTCGATTTATGGACCTACAATTCTCCGTCTTGGACAAACTACTACCTGGTCGTATTTGTCAAATTGGAAGGATCCGCTCAAATCTTCTGCCAATATTGCGAATAATCCACGTCAGGGACCAGGATCCTGGACGGTTAAAATTGAAGGATCTGTGCATATAGGAAAATTAGATAAAATCAAAAATATTTCTGGCACCTTGACCATCTTTGTCGAATAAATGATTGAAATAGATTCTGATGATTTATTATTCTTAAGAAACAAAATTGATCTTAAAAAAATGACAGACTTATTTCCAGAATCCATTAGAAATTTACCACAAGCCAATATTCCGATAAAAGGACTTCAGGCTTATCTTTCGCAAGGGACAAATCATCAAATCATTTTTATGCAATTTTCTGAAGATGTTGAAATTGCTGAACATTTCCATGAAAGCCAGTGGGCCGTTGTGCTGGAAGGCAAGATTGAAATGTTAATTGATGGTGTAAAAAAAACTTTTACAAAAGGTGATCGATATTTTATCCCAAGCGGGATAAAACATTCTGCTAAAATACATGCCGGATATGCCGATATTACCTTTTTTGATCAGGTAGACAGGTATCAGCAAGAATAAATATGCAAGATGAAAGAATTTTGGGACGCTGCATTTGAAAAAGATAAAACTACCTGGGGCTTTGTTCCTGCTGATTCTGCAGTGATTGCAAGAGATTTATTTCTTAAAAATAATCTCAAAAAAATATTGATCCCCGGCATAGGTTACGGCAGAAATGCAATGGCATTTCTGAATCAAGGTTTTGAAATTACCGGAGTTGAAATCTCAAAAAAAGCGATTGAACTGGCTCGGGCAAACAATCTTGTTTTTCCAATTCACCTGGGATCGGTTGTTGATATGCCATTTGATAATGAAATTTATGATGGTATTTATTGCTATGCTTTAGTTCATCTTTTAAATAAAACAGAGCGGAAAAAATTTATTAAAGATTGTTACGATCAGCTTGCCGTTGGCGGCTTGATGCTGTTCATGGTTGTATCAAAAGCAATGGAGATGTATGCCAATGGTCGATTAATTTCCAAAGACAGGTACAAAATAATGAAAGGCTTGAATGTATTTTTTTATGATCATAAATCGGTTGAGAACGAGTTTAAAAATTTTGGATTAGTCGAATATCAGGAATTTGTTGAACCGATAAAACATTTGAAAGATGTCAATCCCATTTCTTGTTTTTTGGTAACTTGTCGAAAAAAAGAAATTATAAAATGAATAAAGCAGAAAAAATTGTTCAGCTATTAAAATTACAACCCCATCCCGAAGGCGGCTTTTTTAAGGAAACATATCGAAGTGAAGGAATTATAAAGCATGATAGTCATAAATCTGCTTATAAAGGAACCAGAAATTACTCCACTTGCATCTATTATTTATTGACATCTGACGTTTTTTCTGCTTTTCATCGTATCCATCAAGATGAAATATGGCATTTTTACGAAGGTTCTCCCATTGAACTGCACATGATTACTGCTTCTGGGAATTACATAAAAACCTTGATTGGAAGTGATATTGAAAGTGGCCAGGTTCCCCAATTTGTTGTACACGGTGGCAACTGGTTTGCTGCTTCCGTTATGCAAAAAGATGATTATTCATTAGTTGGCTGCACGGTAGCTCCAGGCTTTGATTTTCAAGACTTTGAGATGGCTAAATATGAAGAGTTAGCGCTCAGTTTTCCTCAGTATATGCATATTATAAAGAAATTTACCAGAGCATAATTCAACTTTGAAACATACTTATAATAGCACTTTACGAGATGCCTAAATATACTTTTTGATTGCTTATTTAAATACATTTTAAATCTTTTGAATAAAAAAGAGATAAAAACACATCAAGTAAGACATTTTAGCGTACCTTTGTCCCTTTAAACAATAAAATTAATATGAAAAAAGGAACAGTAAAATTTTTTAATGAAACTAAAGGATTTGGATTCATAACAGATGCAAATTCAAACGAGGATTATTTTGTGCATATCTCAGGATTAATCGACAAAATTGACGAAGGCGACGCAGTAGAGTTTGAACTTACAGAAGGTAAAAAAGGATTAAACGCAATAAATGTTAAAGTAGTTTAGTATTTGCGCATTATCATTTTTTAAAAAACATAAAGCCTGTCAGTATTGATGGGCTTTTTTATAATATTTAAATTACTTCTAAGGATTGGGATTATCTTTGTTACTTGTTTTGATTCTTCATTAAACGCTGCTAGAAATACTTTGAAATATGACTAAAGGACACTCTTTTCACATTCCGGTAATGGGAGTTGGTTATACCATTGATACACCAGTTAAGGTGGCACAATTTGGTATTGATTCGGTTATTTCATTGCTCGATGATAAGCTTCTTGAAAAAATGCGGGAGATGTACTGTGAAAAATTCGAAATTCCTTATCAACAGATTACCGAGAAATTTGAGGATTTCAGGGCAAAACGCATCACTTCTTATCTGAACCTCGTCAATGAATTAGCCGAGAAAAAATTTGAAGAATTTAAAAGTTCAGCCATCCAAAAAGGAAATGACCTCAAGGAGTTTTTTAATTCGCTACCCGACTCTTCAACCCTCAAACAGGAGTTTAAAGGCTTAGTTTCTAAACATATTAATCTTGACGAAATTAAGACCTGGATCAATGAGAATTTTTCGATGGGTACGATTGATGTTAACATCATGACCAAAGTTGACAAGGACAATTACATCAAAGGCGAAAAACAACCTACCGAATTTAATGATGCCCATGCGGCAC encodes the following:
- a CDS encoding DUF1697 domain-containing protein, whose protein sequence is MDALKKMYKKLHFLQVQTYIQSGNIIFQASKRTNIDLETLISDQIKSDFGFEIPVIVL
- a CDS encoding GNAT family N-acetyltransferase — protein: MTEDLKINTDRLFLRPINLDNIEEIFKYRSDAVSNKYQSWIPETTNDVSDFINDRVSAIIDLFDTWYQFVIIKKDDLKLIGDIGIHFLDKNEKQVEIGITLDKNFQGKGYATEALKQVIKYLFTDLNKHRITVSLDPRNVKSMNLIERLGFRKEAHFKESILSDGKWVDDLVYALLKSEWSKKNDSD
- a CDS encoding cation diffusion facilitator family transporter, with protein sequence MIQNNRHAIKLTVQRRIVIISVILFIGKIIAYFLTNSVGILTDALESTVNVLTGFISLYSISVALKPSDADHPFGHGKIESISASIEGFLILLAGLIIIFEAVKRLFSPVEIQQLDIGIIIIATAGLVNYIAGYYSIKTGKKHHSIALVAGGKHLQSDTYSTIGLVIGLILLMITKMAWLDSIIAILFGFIIIYTGYKILKETTSNLMDKADFEILTKVTEILWKNKSDKWIDIHNLKLVKYGDVHHIDCDLTLPWYMNIADAHKESDRITSVISEFYPENIDLTIHTDACKTDLCKFCNVQECNYREHGFEEELKWTVEKITQKSKKTN
- a CDS encoding bifunctional GNAT family N-acetyltransferase/carbon-nitrogen hydrolase family protein, with product MKKIGNIELTYLSVDDYEELKKAMIASYTSMPNAYWKEHQIQSLIGHFPDGQVVIKVNNQIAGCALSIIVDYNKIDKHHTYSEITGDYTFNTHTPDGDMLYGIDVFIKPEFRGLRLGRRLYDYRKELCERLNLKGVAFGGRIPNYHKYSHEISPKEYIDKVRKNEIHDPVFNFQISNDFHPARILKNYLEGDDASNDYAVLLEWDNIYYEKPVVTTSITKKIVRLGLIQWQMRPYKDLDELLQQAEFFVDAVSGYRSDFALFPEFFNAPLMAENNHLTEGEAIRELASYTSRIVRKFAELAISYNINIITGSMPEITDDKLYNVGYLCKRDGAIEKYEKLHITPNEDNVWGMEGGSKLNTFDTDCGKIGILICYDVEFPELSRLLADEGMDILFVPFLTDTQNGYSRVRNCAQARAIENECYVAIAGSVGNLPKVHNMDIQFAQSMVFTPCDFSFPTNGIKAEATPNTEMILIADVDIDMLRQLNQFGSVKNLKDRRNDLYELKKI
- a CDS encoding cupin domain-containing protein translates to MIIKKQQAKHREFKGVSFQVLAVGKKSMVTKMNYKIGDQVPVHSHPNEQSGYVISGKYKIKFQTYDELLYPGDSYSIPENIDHTWEVIEAGEVIDVFTPPRLDYL
- a CDS encoding cupin domain-containing protein, yielding MTDLFPESIRNLPQANIPIKGLQAYLSQGTNHQIIFMQFSEDVEIAEHFHESQWAVVLEGKIEMLIDGVKKTFTKGDRYFIPSGIKHSAKIHAGYADITFFDQVDRYQQE
- a CDS encoding class I SAM-dependent methyltransferase; protein product: MKEFWDAAFEKDKTTWGFVPADSAVIARDLFLKNNLKKILIPGIGYGRNAMAFLNQGFEITGVEISKKAIELARANNLVFPIHLGSVVDMPFDNEIYDGIYCYALVHLLNKTERKKFIKDCYDQLAVGGLMLFMVVSKAMEMYANGRLISKDRYKIMKGLNVFFYDHKSVENEFKNFGLVEYQEFVEPIKHLKDVNPISCFLVTCRKKEIIK
- a CDS encoding cupin domain-containing protein, with protein sequence MNKAEKIVQLLKLQPHPEGGFFKETYRSEGIIKHDSHKSAYKGTRNYSTCIYYLLTSDVFSAFHRIHQDEIWHFYEGSPIELHMITASGNYIKTLIGSDIESGQVPQFVVHGGNWFAASVMQKDDYSLVGCTVAPGFDFQDFEMAKYEELALSFPQYMHIIKKFTRA
- a CDS encoding cold shock domain-containing protein; translation: MKKGTVKFFNETKGFGFITDANSNEDYFVHISGLIDKIDEGDAVEFELTEGKKGLNAINVKVV